A genomic window from Planococcus rifietoensis includes:
- the rimM gene encoding ribosome maturation factor RimM (Essential for efficient processing of 16S rRNA), with product MEWFNVGKIVNTHGIRGEVRVMSRTDFPEERFAIGNKLGLFTAGAKKPIMVKVASHRTHKNFNLLSFEGYPTINDVEPFKEGYLKIAEHDLGDLEEGAFYHHEILGCQVFSVEGEEIGEVTEILETGANDVWEVTPAKGKKHYIPYIEDVVKDVDIDEKKITIDVLDGLLS from the coding sequence GTGCGCGTGATGTCCCGTACCGATTTCCCGGAAGAACGGTTTGCGATCGGCAATAAGCTTGGCTTGTTTACAGCGGGTGCGAAAAAGCCGATCATGGTGAAAGTGGCGAGCCACCGTACCCATAAAAACTTCAATCTTTTATCTTTTGAAGGCTATCCAACCATCAATGATGTCGAACCGTTCAAGGAAGGCTATCTGAAGATCGCTGAACACGACCTCGGCGATTTGGAAGAAGGCGCTTTTTACCATCACGAAATTCTCGGCTGCCAAGTGTTTTCTGTTGAAGGCGAGGAAATTGGCGAAGTGACCGAAATTTTGGAGACAGGCGCCAATGACGTGTGGGAAGTCACGCCGGCAAAAGGCAAAAAGCATTACATCCCTTATATCGAAGACGTGGTCAAAGACGTCGACATCGATGAAAAGAAAATCACCATCGATGTGCTGGATGGCTTGTTATCATGA